Proteins encoded within one genomic window of Neorhizobium galegae bv. orientalis str. HAMBI 540:
- a CDS encoding glutathione binding-like protein yields the protein MIDLYYWPTPNGKKVSIFLEETGTPYKVIPVQISRGDQFKPEFLKINPNHRMPAIVDHQPADGGAPISVFESGAILFYLAEKTGKLWPQDLRTKYEVAQWVIWQVANQGPKLGEAGHFRRLGDREGNQSYAVRRFTDEANRLYGVLNMRLRDRPYLAGDQFTIADIISYPWTVGWQAQGQDINEFKHFKRWFDDLSTRPGVQRGLAVGADLAVDNTKLPPEEQERIRKILYNQRAIPVAD from the coding sequence ATGATCGATCTTTATTATTGGCCGACGCCCAACGGCAAGAAAGTCTCGATTTTCCTGGAGGAAACCGGCACGCCCTATAAGGTGATCCCGGTGCAGATTTCTCGCGGCGATCAGTTCAAGCCGGAGTTCCTGAAGATCAATCCCAATCATCGCATGCCAGCAATCGTCGACCACCAGCCGGCCGACGGCGGAGCGCCGATCAGCGTGTTCGAATCCGGTGCAATCCTCTTCTATCTCGCCGAAAAGACCGGCAAGCTCTGGCCGCAGGATTTGCGTACTAAATACGAAGTGGCCCAATGGGTCATCTGGCAGGTGGCCAACCAGGGACCGAAGCTCGGCGAAGCCGGGCATTTCCGCCGTTTGGGTGATCGCGAGGGCAACCAGTCCTACGCGGTGCGCCGCTTCACCGACGAGGCCAACCGTCTCTACGGCGTGCTGAATATGCGGCTGCGCGACCGTCCCTATCTCGCCGGCGACCAGTTTACGATCGCCGACATCATCAGCTATCCGTGGACCGTCGGCTGGCAGGCGCAGGGCCAGGACATCAACGAGTTCAAGCATTTCAAGCGCTGGTTCGACGACCTGAGCACACGGCCCGGCGTCCAGCGGGGGCTTGCTGTCGGCGCGGACCTCGCCGTCGACAATACCAAACTGCCGCCGGAGGAGCAGGAGCGAATCCGCAAGATCCTCTATAATCAACGGGCAATACCGGTCGCCGATTAG
- a CDS encoding peroxiredoxin, with amino-acid sequence MSLRINDIAPDFTAETTQGTIHFHDWIGSGWAVLFSHPKNFTPVCTTELGAMAGLEGEFRKRGVKIIGISVDPVESHGKWKDDIKTATGFDVEYPLIGDRDLKIAKLYDMLPAGAGESSEGRTPADNATVRSVYVIGPDKKIKLILTYPMTTGRNFNEILRAIDSIQLTAKHQVATPANWQQGEDVIITAAVSNEDAITRFGSFDTVLPYLRKTKQPTA; translated from the coding sequence ATGAGCCTTCGTATCAACGACATCGCGCCGGATTTCACCGCCGAAACCACCCAGGGCACGATCCATTTCCACGACTGGATCGGCAGCGGCTGGGCCGTGCTGTTTTCCCATCCGAAGAACTTTACGCCGGTCTGCACGACCGAACTCGGCGCCATGGCCGGCCTTGAGGGGGAATTTAGAAAGCGTGGGGTTAAGATCATCGGCATCTCCGTCGATCCGGTCGAAAGCCACGGCAAGTGGAAGGACGACATCAAGACGGCGACCGGTTTCGACGTCGAATATCCGCTGATCGGCGACCGCGATCTCAAGATCGCCAAGCTCTATGACATGCTGCCGGCCGGCGCGGGCGAAAGCTCGGAAGGCCGCACGCCTGCCGACAATGCGACGGTGCGTTCGGTTTACGTCATCGGCCCGGACAAGAAGATCAAGCTGATCCTCACCTATCCGATGACCACCGGCCGTAACTTCAACGAAATCCTGCGGGCGATCGACTCGATCCAGCTCACCGCCAAACACCAGGTGGCGACGCCGGCCAATTGGCAGCAGGGTGAGGACGTGATCATCACCGCCGCCGTTTCCAACGAGGATGCGATCACCCGCTTCGGTTCGTTCGATACGGTCCTGCCCTACCTGCGCAAGACCAAGCAGCCCACGGCCTGA
- a CDS encoding LLM class flavin-dependent oxidoreductase: MARPLHLTAFMRPVSLHTGAWRYPGAYPDANFNFGHIKSFIQKLEAAKFDAFFMADHLAVLNMPVEALKRSHTVTSFEPFTLLSALAAVTEKIGLAATASTTFDEPYHVARRFASLDHISNGRAAWNIVTTSNPDSARNFGLDEHVEHGERYKRAREFYDVVTGLWDSFADDAFIRDQQSGIFFDPEKMHVLDHKGEELSVRGPLNIARPVQGWPVIVQAGQSEPGRQLAAETAELVFCSPRDLSAAKALYGDIKGRMVAASRNPDHLKILPAAFIVVGDTIEEAKAKRAKLDSLVHYDSAIASLSIALGYDASGFDPDGPLPDIPETNASKSGRAQVLKLAEQEKLTVRQLAQRYGGYSGLAFVGTPQTIADEMQTWLSEEASDGFTVVFPYLPQGLDDVTQRLIPELQRRSIFRTDYEGSTLRDHLGLPRPANRFFA; encoded by the coding sequence ATGGCAAGACCACTCCACCTTACCGCCTTCATGCGTCCCGTCAGCCTGCATACCGGCGCCTGGCGATATCCCGGCGCCTATCCGGATGCCAATTTCAATTTCGGGCATATCAAGTCCTTCATCCAGAAGCTGGAGGCTGCCAAGTTCGACGCCTTCTTCATGGCCGATCATCTCGCGGTGCTGAACATGCCGGTCGAAGCGCTGAAGCGCAGCCATACCGTGACGTCGTTTGAGCCGTTCACGCTGCTCTCGGCGCTGGCTGCCGTCACCGAGAAGATCGGCCTTGCGGCGACCGCCTCGACCACTTTCGACGAACCCTATCACGTCGCCCGCCGGTTCGCCTCGCTCGACCATATCAGCAACGGCCGCGCCGCATGGAACATCGTCACCACGTCCAACCCGGATTCGGCCCGTAATTTCGGTCTCGACGAACATGTGGAGCACGGCGAGCGCTACAAGCGGGCGCGCGAGTTCTACGACGTCGTCACCGGATTGTGGGACAGTTTTGCGGACGACGCCTTCATCCGCGATCAGCAAAGCGGCATCTTCTTCGATCCGGAGAAGATGCATGTGCTGGACCACAAGGGTGAGGAACTCAGCGTGCGCGGGCCGCTCAATATCGCCCGGCCGGTGCAAGGCTGGCCGGTGATCGTCCAGGCCGGACAATCGGAACCGGGACGCCAGCTTGCGGCCGAGACCGCCGAACTGGTCTTCTGTTCGCCACGCGATCTTTCCGCTGCCAAGGCGCTTTATGGGGATATCAAGGGCCGCATGGTCGCCGCCTCGCGCAATCCAGACCATCTGAAGATCCTGCCGGCCGCGTTCATCGTCGTCGGCGATACCATCGAGGAAGCGAAGGCGAAGCGCGCGAAACTCGACAGCCTGGTGCATTACGACAGCGCCATCGCCTCGCTGTCGATCGCGCTTGGCTACGACGCTTCCGGTTTCGATCCGGACGGTCCGTTGCCGGACATTCCGGAGACCAACGCCAGCAAGTCCGGCCGCGCCCAGGTCCTGAAGCTCGCCGAACAGGAAAAGCTGACGGTGCGCCAGCTCGCCCAGCGTTACGGCGGTTATTCCGGCCTCGCCTTTGTCGGCACGCCGCAAACCATTGCCGACGAGATGCAGACCTGGCTTTCGGAAGAGGCAAGCGACGGCTTTACGGTTGTTTTCCCCTACCTGCCGCAGGGCCTGGACGACGTGACGCAGCGGCTTATTCCGGAACTCCAGCGCCGCAGCATCTTCCGCACCGACTACGAAGGATCGACGCTTCGCGACCATCTCGGCCTGCCACGGCCGGCCAACCGTTTCTTCGCCTGA
- a CDS encoding SfnB family sulfur acquisition oxidoreductase, translating to MSRVFHLAGKIRAVAPYLATEDQAIDVAKGLSARIAEGSSHRDRQRLLPHDEMELVAQSGLLGITVPAEYGGADISNAFLAEVIAILSEADASVGQIPQNHFSILEALRLSGNEEQKKYFFARALAGEHFGNALAESGTKAAGDIETRLVSEGVGYRITGRKYYSTGALFADWVAIFGLDPEGKAVMAIVPRDAEGLTIVDDWDGFGQRTTASGTVLIDNVYVSPDSVISYYRSFERHAPLGSLGQLLHAAVDLGIARAAFADMVGFVRSKSRGIRNVGIETASADPLTIARTGSIAVKLEAASAVLERAGRKVDVAQINPSSETAIEASLSVAAAKILTTEAALDATNGLFELAGTSATKEDLNLDRHWRNARTHTVHDPVRWKHHAIGDFHLNGNVPRPNGQF from the coding sequence ATGAGCAGGGTTTTCCATTTGGCAGGAAAGATCAGAGCAGTGGCTCCGTACCTCGCGACAGAGGACCAGGCGATCGACGTAGCCAAGGGGCTTTCGGCGCGGATTGCCGAAGGATCGAGCCACCGCGACCGGCAGCGACTGCTTCCGCATGACGAGATGGAATTGGTCGCCCAGTCAGGGCTGCTGGGGATAACCGTGCCCGCCGAATATGGTGGCGCCGACATTTCCAACGCCTTCCTGGCGGAGGTCATCGCCATTCTGTCGGAGGCCGATGCATCTGTCGGACAGATCCCGCAGAACCATTTTTCCATTCTCGAAGCTTTGCGTCTTTCCGGCAACGAGGAGCAGAAAAAATATTTCTTCGCCCGGGCGCTTGCCGGAGAGCATTTCGGCAATGCCCTTGCCGAGTCCGGAACGAAGGCTGCGGGCGATATCGAAACCCGGCTTGTGTCGGAAGGTGTCGGCTATCGTATCACCGGCCGCAAATATTATTCGACGGGCGCGCTGTTTGCCGACTGGGTGGCCATCTTCGGTCTCGATCCCGAAGGCAAAGCGGTCATGGCGATCGTGCCGCGCGATGCGGAAGGGCTGACGATCGTCGACGATTGGGACGGGTTCGGCCAGCGCACCACGGCCAGCGGCACCGTGCTGATCGACAATGTATACGTCTCGCCGGACTCGGTCATCAGCTACTACCGGAGTTTCGAACGGCATGCGCCGCTCGGCTCGCTTGGCCAGTTGCTGCATGCCGCCGTCGATCTGGGGATTGCGCGCGCCGCCTTTGCCGACATGGTCGGCTTCGTGCGCAGCAAATCCCGCGGCATCCGCAATGTCGGCATCGAGACGGCAAGTGCCGATCCGCTGACCATCGCGCGGACCGGCTCGATCGCCGTCAAACTGGAAGCCGCGAGCGCCGTTCTGGAACGAGCCGGTCGCAAGGTCGATGTCGCCCAGATCAACCCGTCCTCGGAGACTGCGATCGAGGCCTCGCTTTCCGTCGCTGCCGCAAAGATCCTGACGACGGAGGCAGCACTCGACGCGACCAACGGTCTGTTCGAACTCGCCGGAACGTCTGCGACCAAGGAGGACCTGAACCTCGACCGCCATTGGCGCAACGCCCGCACCCATACGGTGCACGATCCGGTGCGCTGGAAACATCACGCGATCGGTGATTTTCACCTGAACGGCAACGTCCCGCGGCCGAACGGACAGTTCTGA
- a CDS encoding RrF2 family transcriptional regulator, producing the protein MLTKKGKYGLKALVHLAQLEPGKTAFVSDIAQQNNISKKFLDAILLELRKGGMLRSKKGPGGGYALSKPASQIYVGQAVRILDGPLAPIRCASKTAFEPCDDCDHPEDCQIRHSMTEVRDAIAAVLDNMTLEQMVAKRSSGVLDDAQAGSK; encoded by the coding sequence ATGCTGACGAAAAAGGGAAAATACGGACTGAAGGCGCTTGTCCACCTTGCGCAGCTTGAACCCGGCAAGACCGCCTTCGTCAGCGACATCGCCCAACAGAACAATATTTCCAAAAAATTTCTTGATGCGATCCTGCTCGAACTGCGCAAGGGCGGCATGCTGCGCTCGAAAAAAGGGCCTGGCGGCGGTTATGCGCTGTCCAAGCCCGCTTCGCAGATCTATGTCGGCCAGGCGGTCCGCATCTTGGACGGTCCGCTGGCGCCGATCCGCTGCGCCAGCAAGACGGCGTTCGAGCCCTGCGACGATTGCGACCACCCGGAAGACTGTCAGATCCGCCATTCGATGACGGAAGTGCGCGACGCGATCGCTGCGGTCCTCGATAACATGACGCTGGAACAGATGGTCGCCAAACGCTCGAGCGGCGTTCTCGACGACGCGCAGGCCGGCAGCAAATAG
- a CDS encoding M24 family metallopeptidase has protein sequence MSDIDRRYAERLMEQAGLDALVIFQPEAFRYAVGAPAGVATMWGRAGAAIALVPADAATGLAAIASDHAAGSIRKAAADVDLRTHRGWIDMLDLTGAESVEQINEAYRRLGSFGPRPETFDRSVCFGLLGDLLNERGLDRARIGADLEFMPAADFEALKLALPTVTWTDGSDALRRLRAIKSPREIERLRRAAKAAEAGLVRMAGAVKPGAQLTELSCAWKAGAQAAAAEGGFGLSGHWDFISVGADLSDMSAVVTPGALIKADVGTLVDGYSSDGARTFTHGRASPLSREIFKALENAFATGLDELRPGNTFGAVHAAMLASMRKDGFAEYDRGHFGHSVGGSIGIEEWPFFSAGNREIIQPSMVVALETPFYGQGIGALMIEDQFLIAETGAECMNRLPRTLRDLSAD, from the coding sequence ATGAGTGATATCGACCGCCGCTATGCAGAGCGTCTGATGGAGCAAGCCGGCCTCGACGCCCTGGTAATCTTCCAGCCCGAAGCCTTTCGGTATGCGGTGGGTGCGCCGGCCGGTGTGGCAACCATGTGGGGCAGGGCGGGTGCCGCAATCGCGCTTGTGCCGGCCGATGCCGCGACCGGTCTGGCTGCGATCGCCAGCGACCACGCCGCCGGCTCGATCCGCAAGGCTGCGGCAGACGTGGACCTGCGCACCCATCGCGGCTGGATCGACATGCTCGATCTGACGGGAGCCGAGAGCGTTGAGCAGATCAACGAGGCCTATCGCCGGCTCGGGTCTTTCGGACCTCGGCCGGAAACGTTCGATCGGTCCGTATGTTTCGGCCTGCTCGGCGATCTGCTGAACGAGCGTGGCCTTGATCGGGCACGGATCGGTGCCGACCTGGAATTCATGCCGGCCGCCGATTTCGAGGCCCTGAAACTGGCTTTGCCGACGGTGACCTGGACCGATGGCTCGGACGCGCTGCGCCGCCTACGGGCCATCAAGTCGCCGCGCGAGATCGAACGGCTGCGTCGTGCCGCCAAGGCTGCGGAAGCCGGGCTCGTCCGCATGGCGGGGGCGGTGAAACCCGGTGCACAGCTTACTGAACTCTCTTGCGCCTGGAAGGCGGGCGCCCAGGCAGCCGCGGCGGAAGGCGGCTTCGGGCTGAGCGGCCACTGGGATTTCATCTCGGTCGGCGCCGATCTTTCGGACATGTCGGCGGTCGTGACCCCGGGCGCGCTGATCAAGGCCGATGTCGGAACGCTGGTCGACGGCTATTCCTCGGACGGCGCACGCACCTTCACCCATGGCCGTGCATCGCCATTGTCGCGCGAAATCTTCAAGGCGCTGGAAAACGCTTTCGCAACCGGGCTCGATGAACTTCGTCCCGGCAATACGTTCGGCGCTGTGCATGCGGCCATGCTCGCCTCGATGCGCAAGGACGGCTTTGCAGAATATGATCGCGGCCATTTCGGCCATTCGGTCGGCGGCAGCATCGGCATCGAGGAATGGCCGTTCTTCTCCGCCGGCAATCGGGAAATCATCCAGCCGAGCATGGTGGTGGCGCTGGAGACGCCGTTCTACGGACAGGGTATCGGCGCGCTGATGATCGAGGATCAGTTCCTGATCGCCGAAACGGGGGCCGAATGCATGAATAGGCTGCCGCGGACGTTGCGCGATCTTTCGGCAGATTAG
- a CDS encoding ABC transporter ATP-binding protein yields the protein MSKTVTLVLVSHDIGLVASLCEETIILESGKIVESGRTRDTLAAPRHAYTQKLLSSIPRMPA from the coding sequence TTGTCGAAGACGGTGACGCTGGTGCTCGTCTCCCACGATATCGGGCTCGTCGCCTCGCTCTGCGAGGAAACCATCATCCTCGAAAGCGGCAAGATCGTCGAAAGCGGCAGGACCCGAGATACCCTCGCCGCTCCTCGTCATGCCTACACGCAAAAGCTCTTGTCCAGCATTCCCCGCATGCCGGCCTGA
- a CDS encoding nitroreductase family protein produces the protein MSISRFAFAAETASTPVDLLRQRYGSDQPASTAEWNTALEAILSHRSVRTYLPKPVPESVLHLIVAAAQSAPTSSGLQAWSVVAVEAPNGGKSLPN, from the coding sequence ATGTCCATTTCCCGCTTCGCCTTCGCCGCTGAAACTGCCTCCACCCCGGTCGATCTTCTGCGCCAGCGTTATGGATCGGATCAGCCGGCCTCGACGGCGGAGTGGAACACGGCGCTCGAGGCGATCCTTTCGCACCGTTCCGTTCGCACCTATCTGCCGAAACCAGTGCCTGAAAGCGTGCTGCATCTGATCGTCGCGGCGGCCCAATCGGCGCCGACCTCCTCCGGCCTGCAGGCCTGGAGCGTCGTGGCGGTCGAGGCCCCGAACGGCGGAAAAAGCTTGCCGAACTAG
- a CDS encoding nitroreductase family protein: MRKITTEQGKTGEGFDYLESFLLATLAAQNALVALESLGLGTCYIGGIRNHPAEVGELLGLPPEALAVFGMTVGYPDPAVGTEVKARLPQSLVLHREQYQAAPPEADLATYDDTMRPFQTGQGMAVPGWTSVVVSRIADAPALKGRHVLLDVVRRMGFKVK; this comes from the coding sequence TTGAGGAAAATCACCACCGAACAGGGCAAGACCGGAGAAGGCTTCGACTATCTCGAAAGCTTCCTGCTGGCGACGCTTGCCGCTCAGAATGCGCTGGTCGCGCTCGAATCGCTTGGTCTCGGCACCTGCTATATCGGTGGCATTCGCAACCATCCCGCCGAAGTGGGCGAACTGCTCGGCTTGCCGCCGGAGGCCTTGGCAGTGTTCGGAATGACGGTCGGATACCCAGACCCGGCGGTCGGGACCGAGGTCAAGGCGCGCCTGCCGCAATCCCTCGTGCTTCATCGCGAGCAATATCAGGCAGCACCGCCGGAAGCGGATCTCGCCACCTACGATGACACGATGCGGCCCTTTCAGACCGGCCAGGGCATGGCGGTGCCCGGCTGGACCAGTGTCGTCGTGAGCCGCATTGCCGACGCACCGGCCTTGAAAGGCCGGCACGTGCTGCTCGATGTGGTGCGACGGATGGGTTTCAAGGTGAAATAG
- a CDS encoding ABC transporter ATP-binding protein, whose amino-acid sequence MDGLVLRKLGRRFGAVDAVLDFDLHIKPGEFVSLLGPSGCGKTTTLRMIAGFIDPTSGSIELDGKILSAPSGSVPPEKRGMSMIFQSYAIWPNMTVSQNVAFGLNLRKLPSDEVKKRVGAVLETVRMSHLADRYPAELSGGQQQRVALARAVVIRPAVLLLDEPLSNLDANLREEMRFEIKRMHDEFKITSVYVTHDQGEAMVTSDRIAVMNNGRLEQIDSPYALYSRPKTRFVASFIGRTNFLSGNCGNHMIDFAGFSVPRAMIGEEVSGGGPITVSIRPQAMKLSAIEAPREKAINLQGSVRQSSFLGETWDYVFQSTDSGLQFRVAAPPADVFEVGAPAWLQIDPAQIVPIVD is encoded by the coding sequence ATGGACGGACTTGTCCTCAGGAAACTCGGTCGCCGTTTCGGTGCCGTCGATGCGGTTCTGGATTTCGACCTGCATATCAAGCCCGGCGAATTCGTCTCGCTGCTCGGCCCTTCCGGCTGCGGCAAGACGACGACGCTCCGGATGATCGCAGGCTTCATCGACCCCACCTCCGGCTCGATCGAGCTCGACGGTAAAATATTGTCGGCACCATCAGGCTCCGTGCCGCCGGAAAAGCGCGGCATGTCGATGATCTTCCAGTCCTACGCGATCTGGCCGAACATGACGGTGTCGCAGAACGTCGCCTTCGGCCTCAACCTGCGCAAGCTGCCGAGCGATGAAGTCAAGAAGCGCGTCGGCGCGGTGCTGGAAACCGTGCGGATGAGCCATCTCGCCGACCGTTACCCGGCCGAGCTTTCCGGGGGCCAACAGCAGCGTGTCGCGCTCGCCCGCGCCGTGGTTATCCGTCCGGCCGTACTGCTGCTCGACGAGCCGCTCTCGAACCTCGACGCCAACCTTCGCGAAGAAATGCGTTTCGAAATTAAGCGCATGCATGACGAGTTCAAGATCACCTCGGTCTATGTCACCCACGACCAGGGAGAGGCGATGGTGACTTCGGACCGTATCGCTGTGATGAACAACGGCCGCCTCGAACAGATCGACAGCCCTTACGCGCTCTACAGCCGGCCGAAGACCCGGTTTGTGGCGAGCTTCATCGGCCGCACCAATTTCCTCTCCGGCAATTGCGGCAACCACATGATCGACTTTGCGGGCTTCAGTGTGCCGCGGGCAATGATCGGCGAAGAGGTTTCTGGCGGCGGCCCGATCACCGTCTCCATCCGGCCGCAGGCGATGAAGCTTTCCGCAATCGAGGCTCCCCGGGAAAAGGCCATCAACCTGCAAGGCTCGGTGCGGCAATCCTCGTTCCTTGGCGAGACCTGGGACTACGTCTTCCAGTCGACGGACAGCGGATTGCAATTCCGTGTCGCCGCGCCGCCAGCGGACGTCTTCGAGGTCGGCGCGCCGGCCTGGCTGCAGATTGATCCCGCGCAGATCGTCCCGATCGTGGATTGA
- a CDS encoding ABC transporter permease, with protein sequence MTSVSHPVATTWSDDQPVKVRVPWRQRLQPANLLWVFLAGILVVLIVAPMWTLVVSSFTDAKTGGWTLHNYVEAYGKERHITALTNTLKMGAVVVVLKLAFGVPLAWACTRTDMPGRNFVRYSVFGAFIMPPYLAGVGWILLAGPNTGWINRVWHSLSGSTEPLVNIFSFGGLVLVTAIGGFFLVFVLVSSAFEMINSEMEDAANILGAGPFKTAMKVTFPLVMPAIIGSALLSFLGAIALYGVPALISIPARYPVVVIQLTEFFSFPLRIQVAAAYSIPLLLITAAMLGLQKLILRRKGYVSVSGKGGERRIVKLGRWRWVLFAYCFCVVALSVLMPMFVLLLAAFSDSWTAGFSFSNLTLSNFHYVLFEHSSSQKALVGSIGLGIVAATVAITLALFIAYIVQRKLIPFSGLLAFLAVSPYVVPGIVLAIGFYAAYALPPIALYGTYTIMALAFVTRFLPIAFTTSSAGVRSIHPEMEEAVRILGGGRVTALRHVVGPLLKRTLAGGWLLIFVPAAQELSTAIFLVGPTTRVVSVVLLDLSEEGELEKLAALGSLLLIIIVAVVAIGMRYLGRDFMLRRS encoded by the coding sequence ATGACGAGTGTTTCCCATCCCGTAGCCACCACCTGGTCAGACGACCAGCCGGTGAAGGTGCGCGTGCCCTGGCGCCAGCGGCTACAGCCGGCCAATCTGCTCTGGGTGTTCCTGGCCGGCATCCTGGTCGTGTTGATCGTCGCGCCGATGTGGACGCTCGTCGTCTCCAGTTTCACCGATGCCAAAACGGGCGGCTGGACGCTTCACAACTATGTCGAGGCCTATGGCAAGGAACGCCACATCACGGCGCTCACCAATACGCTGAAGATGGGGGCCGTCGTCGTCGTGCTGAAACTGGCCTTCGGCGTGCCGCTCGCCTGGGCCTGCACCCGCACCGATATGCCGGGCCGCAATTTCGTGCGCTACAGCGTGTTCGGCGCCTTCATCATGCCGCCCTATCTCGCCGGCGTCGGCTGGATCCTGCTCGCTGGCCCCAATACCGGCTGGATCAACCGCGTCTGGCACAGCCTTTCCGGTTCCACCGAGCCGCTGGTCAACATCTTCTCCTTCGGCGGACTGGTGCTGGTCACCGCGATCGGCGGCTTTTTCCTCGTCTTCGTGCTGGTGAGTTCGGCCTTCGAGATGATCAATTCGGAGATGGAGGACGCTGCCAACATCCTCGGCGCCGGCCCGTTCAAGACGGCCATGAAGGTGACGTTCCCGCTGGTCATGCCGGCGATCATCGGCTCGGCTCTTCTGTCCTTCCTCGGTGCGATTGCGCTCTACGGCGTGCCAGCGCTGATCTCGATCCCGGCGCGCTACCCGGTCGTGGTGATCCAACTCACCGAGTTCTTCTCGTTCCCGCTGCGGATCCAGGTGGCCGCCGCCTATTCGATCCCGCTGCTGCTGATCACCGCCGCGATGCTCGGGCTGCAGAAGCTGATCCTGCGTCGCAAGGGTTACGTCTCGGTCAGCGGCAAGGGCGGCGAGCGCCGCATCGTCAAGCTCGGCAGGTGGCGCTGGGTGCTGTTTGCCTATTGTTTCTGCGTCGTGGCGCTGTCGGTGCTAATGCCGATGTTCGTGCTGCTTCTCGCTGCCTTCTCCGATTCCTGGACGGCCGGCTTCTCGTTCAGCAACCTGACGCTTTCCAATTTCCACTACGTGCTCTTCGAGCATTCGAGCTCGCAAAAGGCGCTGGTCGGCAGCATCGGCCTCGGCATCGTGGCAGCGACGGTGGCAATCACGCTGGCGCTGTTCATCGCCTATATCGTCCAGCGCAAGCTGATCCCGTTCTCGGGCCTGCTCGCCTTCCTGGCGGTCTCGCCCTATGTGGTGCCCGGCATCGTGCTCGCCATCGGTTTTTATGCGGCTTACGCCCTGCCGCCGATCGCGCTCTACGGCACCTATACGATCATGGCGCTTGCCTTCGTTACCCGCTTCCTGCCGATCGCCTTCACCACCAGCTCGGCCGGCGTGCGCAGCATCCATCCGGAAATGGAGGAGGCGGTGCGCATTCTCGGCGGCGGACGGGTGACGGCGCTCAGGCATGTGGTCGGGCCGCTGTTGAAGCGGACGCTCGCCGGCGGCTGGCTGCTGATCTTCGTGCCGGCCGCCCAGGAACTCTCGACCGCCATCTTCCTGGTCGGTCCCACCACGCGCGTCGTTTCCGTCGTGCTGCTCGATCTCAGCGAAGAAGGCGAGCTCGAAAAGCTCGCGGCGCTGGGCTCCCTGTTATTGATCATCATTGTCGCAGTCGTCGCCATCGGGATGCGTTATCTCGGCCGCGACTTCATGTTGAGGAGAAGCTAA